One window of Suricata suricatta isolate VVHF042 chromosome 6, meerkat_22Aug2017_6uvM2_HiC, whole genome shotgun sequence genomic DNA carries:
- the DBN1 gene encoding drebrin isoform X1, whose translation MAGVSFSGHRLELLAAYEEVIREESAADWALYTYEDGSDDLKLAASGDGGLQELSGHFENQKVMYGFCSVKDSQAALPKYVLINWVGEDVPDARKCACASHVAKVAEFFQGVDVIVNASSVEDIDAGAIGQRLSNGLARLSSPVLHRLRLREDENAEPVGTTYQKTDAAVEMKRINREQFWEQAKKEEELRKEEERKKALDERLRFEQERMEQERQEQEERERRYREREQQIEEHRRKQQTLEAEEAKRRLKEQSIFGDQRDEEEETQMKKSESEVEEAAAIIAQRPDNPREFFKQQERVASASAGSCDAPSPFNHRPGRPYCPFIKASDSGPSSSSSSSSSPPRTPFPYITCHRTPNLSSSLPCSHLDSHRRMAPTPIPTRSPSDSSTASTPVAEQIERALDEVTSSQPPPLPPPPPQETQEPGPSLDSEETSKEARAAAPQAWAGPMEEPPQATEPPRGQASTEDLMLMASPEQAVLAAPAAPLEPAMANTATADILVADAVETDAATADTAVANTITPAAASLIDLWPGNGEEASTSQAEPRVPTPPSGAEVTLAEVPLLDEVAEEPLPLAGKGCANLLNFDELPEPPATFCDPEEEIEGEPLATPQVPTLPSALEELDQEPELEPEPEPHLLTNGETTQKEGTQASEGYFSQSQEEEFAQSEELCAKAPPPVFYNKPPEIDITCWDADPVPEEEEGFEGGD comes from the exons ATGGCCGGCGTCAGCTTCAGCGGCCACCGCCTGGAGCTGCTGGCGGCGTACGAGGAGGTGATTCGGGAGGAGAGCGCGGCCGACTG ggctCTGTACACATATGAGGATGGCTCCGATGACCTCAAGCTTGCAGCATCAGGAG ATGGGGGTTTGCAGGAGCTCTCCGGCCACTTTGAGAACCAGAAGGTGATGTACGGCTTCTGCAGCGTCAAGGACTCCCAGGCTGCTCTGCCAAAATACGTGCTCATCAACTGG GTCGGTGAAGATGTGCCTGATGCCCGAAAATGTGCTTGTGCCAGCCACGTGGCTAAGGTGGCTGAATTCTTTCAG GGTGTCGACGTGATTGTGAATGCCAGCAGTGTGGAAGACATAGATGCGGGTGCCATCGGGCAGCGGCTCTCCAATGGGCTAGCGAGGCTTTCCAGCCCCGTGCTGCACCGACTGCGGCTACGTGAGGATGAGAATGCTGAGCCGGTG GGCACCACCTATCAGAAAACTGATGCTGCTGTGGAAATGAAGCGGATTAACCGTGAGCAGTTCTGGGAGCAAGCCAAG AAGGAGGAAGagctgaggaaggaggaagagcggAAGAAGGCTCTGGATGAGAGACTCCGGTTTGAGCAAGAGCGAATGGAGCAGGAAcggcaggagcaggaggagcgTGAACGGCGCTACCGAGAGCGGGAACAGCAGATCGAGGAGCACAG AAGGAAACAGCAGACTCTGGAAGCTGAGGAGGCCAAGCGGCGGTTGAAGGAGCAGTCTATCTTT GGTGACCAGCGggatgaggaagaagagacacagaTGAAGAAGTCAGAATCAGAGGTAGAG GAGGCAGCAGCCATTATTGCCCAGCGGCCTGACAACCCACGGGAGTTCTTCAAACAGCAGGAACGAGTTGCGTCGGCTTCTGCGGGCAGCTGTGATGCACCCTCACCCTTCAACCACCGACCAG GTCGTCCGTACTGCCCTTTCATAAAGGCATCGGACAGtgggccttcctcctcctcctcttcctcctcctcccctccacggACTCCCTTTCCCTATATCACCTGTCACCGCACCCCaaacctctcttcctccctcccat GCAGCCACCTGGACAGCCACCGGAGGATGgcacccacccccatccctacCCGGAGCCCATCTGACTCCAGCACGGCTTCCACCCCTGTCGCTGAACAGATTGAGCGGGCTTTGGATGAGGTCACGTCCTCGCAGCCTCCACCACTGCCGCCGCCACCCCCTCAAG AGACCCAGGAGCCCGGGCCCAGCCTGGATAGTGAAGAGACCAGCAAAGAGGCCAGAGCAGCAGCCCCTCAGGCCTGGGCAGGCCCCATGGAGGAGCCCCCACAGGCAACAGAGCCTCCCCGGGGGCAAGCCTCCACGGAGGACTTGATGCTCATGGCATCTCCAGAGCAGGCTGTCCTGGCTGCCCCGGCTGCCCCTCTGGAACCTGCCATGGCCAACACCGCCACAGCCGACATCCTGGTAGCTGATGCCGTTGAAACCGACGCTGCCACTGCCGACACCGCTGTTGCCAACACCATCACCCCTGCCGCTGCCAGCCTCATTGACCTATGGCCTGGCAACGGGGAAGAGGCCTCCACATCCCAGGCTGAGCCTAGGGTCCCTACACCACCTTCGGGTGCTGAGGTCACTCTGGCAGAGGTACCCCTGCTAGATGAGGTGGCTGAGGAGCCACTGCCACTGGCAGGCAAAGGCTGTGCCAACCTTCTCAATTTTGATGAGCTGCCTGAGCCGCCGGCTACCTTCTGTGACCCAGAAGAGGAAATAGAAGGGGAGCCTCTGGCCACCCCCCAGGTCCCAACTCTGCCCTCTGCTCTAGAGGAGTTGGATCAGGAGCCAGAGCTGGAGCCAGAGCCAGAACCCCACCTGCTGACCAATGGCGAGACCACCCAGAAGGAGGGGACccag GCCAGTGAGGGGTACTTCAGCCAATCACAGGAGGAAGAGTTCGCCCAATCCGAAGAGCTGTGCGCAAAGGCCCCGCCTCCTGTGTTCTACAACAAACCTCCAG AAATCGACATCACCTGCTGGGATGCAGACCCAGTACCAGAAGAAGAGGAGGGCTTCGAGGGTGGTGATTAG
- the PRR7 gene encoding proline-rich protein 7, producing MVMSQGTYTFLTCFAGFWLIWGLIVLLCCFCSFLRRRLKRRQEERLREQNLRALELEPLELEGSLAGSPPGLAPPPPPQRGRLEAPAHAHQHVHVHPLLHHGPAQPHAHPHAHHHALPHPPPPHLAVPPRPWSYPRQAESDMSKPPCYEEAVLMAEPPPPYSEVLTDTRGLYRKIVTPFLSRRDSAEKQEQPPPSYKPLFLDRGYTSALHLPSAPRPAPPCPALCLQADRGRRVFPSWTDSELSSREPLEHGAWRLPVSIPLFGRTTAV from the exons ATGGTTATGTCCCAGGGCACCTACACGTTCCTCACGTGCTTCGCCGGTTTCTGGCTAATCTGGGGTCTCATCGTCCTACTCTGCTGCTTCTGCAGCTTCCTGCGCCGCCGCCTCAAACGGCGCCAGGAGGAGCGACTACGTGAGCAGAACCTCCGCGCCCTCGAGCTGGAGCCCCTCGAGCTGGAGGGCAGCCTGGCTGGAAGCCCCCCGGGCTTGGCGCCGCCCCCACCACCGCAGCGCGGCCGCCTCGAGGCGCCAGCGCACGCGCATCAGCACGTGCACGTCCATCCGCTGCTGCACCACGGGCCGGCGCAgccacacgcacacccacacgcACACCACCACGCGCTTCCGCACCCGCCGCCTCCGCACCTCGCAGTGCCGCCTCGGCCTTGGAGTTACCCGCGTCAAG CGGAATCGGACATGTCCAAACCACCGTGCTATGAAGAGGCGGTGCTGATGGCCGAGCCGCCGCCGCCCTACAGTGAGGTGCTCACGGACACGCGCGGCCTCTACCGCAAGATCGTCACACCCTTTCTGAGCCGCCGCGATAGCGCGGAGAAACAGGAACAGCCGCCGCCCAGCTACAAGCCCCTCTTCCTGGACCGGGGCTACACATCAGCGCTGCACCTGCCCAGCGCTCCGCGGCCCGCGCCACCCTGCCCTGCACTCTGTCTGCAGGCGGACCGTGGTCGCAGGGTCTTCCCCAGCTGGACCGACTCGGAACTCAGCAGCCGCGAGCCGCTGGAGCATGGAGCTTGGCGCCTGCCGGTCTCCATCCCCTTGTTCGGGAGGACTACAGCCGTATAG
- the DBN1 gene encoding drebrin isoform X2 has protein sequence MAGVSFSGHRLELLAAYEEVIREESAADWALYTYEDGSDDLKLAASGDGGLQELSGHFENQKVMYGFCSVKDSQAALPKYVLINWVGEDVPDARKCACASHVAKVAEFFQGVDVIVNASSVEDIDAGAIGQRLSNGLARLSSPVLHRLRLREDENAEPVGTTYQKTDAAVEMKRINREQFWEQAKKEEELRKEEERKKALDERLRFEQERMEQERQEQEERERRYREREQQIEEHRRKQQTLEAEEAKRRLKEQSIFGDQRDEEEETQMKKSESEVEEAAAIIAQRPDNPREFFKQQERVASASAGSCDAPSPFNHRPGSHLDSHRRMAPTPIPTRSPSDSSTASTPVAEQIERALDEVTSSQPPPLPPPPPQETQEPGPSLDSEETSKEARAAAPQAWAGPMEEPPQATEPPRGQASTEDLMLMASPEQAVLAAPAAPLEPAMANTATADILVADAVETDAATADTAVANTITPAAASLIDLWPGNGEEASTSQAEPRVPTPPSGAEVTLAEVPLLDEVAEEPLPLAGKGCANLLNFDELPEPPATFCDPEEEIEGEPLATPQVPTLPSALEELDQEPELEPEPEPHLLTNGETTQKEGTQASEGYFSQSQEEEFAQSEELCAKAPPPVFYNKPPEIDITCWDADPVPEEEEGFEGGD, from the exons ATGGCCGGCGTCAGCTTCAGCGGCCACCGCCTGGAGCTGCTGGCGGCGTACGAGGAGGTGATTCGGGAGGAGAGCGCGGCCGACTG ggctCTGTACACATATGAGGATGGCTCCGATGACCTCAAGCTTGCAGCATCAGGAG ATGGGGGTTTGCAGGAGCTCTCCGGCCACTTTGAGAACCAGAAGGTGATGTACGGCTTCTGCAGCGTCAAGGACTCCCAGGCTGCTCTGCCAAAATACGTGCTCATCAACTGG GTCGGTGAAGATGTGCCTGATGCCCGAAAATGTGCTTGTGCCAGCCACGTGGCTAAGGTGGCTGAATTCTTTCAG GGTGTCGACGTGATTGTGAATGCCAGCAGTGTGGAAGACATAGATGCGGGTGCCATCGGGCAGCGGCTCTCCAATGGGCTAGCGAGGCTTTCCAGCCCCGTGCTGCACCGACTGCGGCTACGTGAGGATGAGAATGCTGAGCCGGTG GGCACCACCTATCAGAAAACTGATGCTGCTGTGGAAATGAAGCGGATTAACCGTGAGCAGTTCTGGGAGCAAGCCAAG AAGGAGGAAGagctgaggaaggaggaagagcggAAGAAGGCTCTGGATGAGAGACTCCGGTTTGAGCAAGAGCGAATGGAGCAGGAAcggcaggagcaggaggagcgTGAACGGCGCTACCGAGAGCGGGAACAGCAGATCGAGGAGCACAG AAGGAAACAGCAGACTCTGGAAGCTGAGGAGGCCAAGCGGCGGTTGAAGGAGCAGTCTATCTTT GGTGACCAGCGggatgaggaagaagagacacagaTGAAGAAGTCAGAATCAGAGGTAGAG GAGGCAGCAGCCATTATTGCCCAGCGGCCTGACAACCCACGGGAGTTCTTCAAACAGCAGGAACGAGTTGCGTCGGCTTCTGCGGGCAGCTGTGATGCACCCTCACCCTTCAACCACCGACCAG GCAGCCACCTGGACAGCCACCGGAGGATGgcacccacccccatccctacCCGGAGCCCATCTGACTCCAGCACGGCTTCCACCCCTGTCGCTGAACAGATTGAGCGGGCTTTGGATGAGGTCACGTCCTCGCAGCCTCCACCACTGCCGCCGCCACCCCCTCAAG AGACCCAGGAGCCCGGGCCCAGCCTGGATAGTGAAGAGACCAGCAAAGAGGCCAGAGCAGCAGCCCCTCAGGCCTGGGCAGGCCCCATGGAGGAGCCCCCACAGGCAACAGAGCCTCCCCGGGGGCAAGCCTCCACGGAGGACTTGATGCTCATGGCATCTCCAGAGCAGGCTGTCCTGGCTGCCCCGGCTGCCCCTCTGGAACCTGCCATGGCCAACACCGCCACAGCCGACATCCTGGTAGCTGATGCCGTTGAAACCGACGCTGCCACTGCCGACACCGCTGTTGCCAACACCATCACCCCTGCCGCTGCCAGCCTCATTGACCTATGGCCTGGCAACGGGGAAGAGGCCTCCACATCCCAGGCTGAGCCTAGGGTCCCTACACCACCTTCGGGTGCTGAGGTCACTCTGGCAGAGGTACCCCTGCTAGATGAGGTGGCTGAGGAGCCACTGCCACTGGCAGGCAAAGGCTGTGCCAACCTTCTCAATTTTGATGAGCTGCCTGAGCCGCCGGCTACCTTCTGTGACCCAGAAGAGGAAATAGAAGGGGAGCCTCTGGCCACCCCCCAGGTCCCAACTCTGCCCTCTGCTCTAGAGGAGTTGGATCAGGAGCCAGAGCTGGAGCCAGAGCCAGAACCCCACCTGCTGACCAATGGCGAGACCACCCAGAAGGAGGGGACccag GCCAGTGAGGGGTACTTCAGCCAATCACAGGAGGAAGAGTTCGCCCAATCCGAAGAGCTGTGCGCAAAGGCCCCGCCTCCTGTGTTCTACAACAAACCTCCAG AAATCGACATCACCTGCTGGGATGCAGACCCAGTACCAGAAGAAGAGGAGGGCTTCGAGGGTGGTGATTAG